CGCAGGCAACACGGGACACGCTGGCGAAACACCAAATCTGGAGCAGAGTCTTTCCGTACAATCCGCGCTGGATTCGCCTGGGATTGCCGCATCTCGAAAGGTGGCCAAAGCTTGAGGCGGCGCTCGCATGAATGCAGCGTTGATACTGACGTGTGCCTTGGTGCTGGATGCCCTTATGGGGGAGCCACGCTGGATCTGGCAGCGCATACCCCATCCCGCTGTCTTGATGGGGCGGTTGATCGGTGAGGGCGACAAGCGTTTCAATACCGGGCGCGGTCAAAAAGCCAAAGGTGTGGCGTTGGTCTTGGCTCTTATACTGATCGGGTGGGCCTTTGGCCTGACGCTCTCAGTGCTTGGCCCATTATTCGAAATTTTTCTGGTCGCAGTGTTGCTGGCGCACAAATCACTGATCCAGCACGTTCAAGCTGTCGCATCGGGACTGCGTATGTCGATTGGCGAAGGCCGCAGGGCCGTGGCACTGATTGTAAGCCGGGATAGTGCACAGATGTCCGAGCCCGCCGTGGCGCGCTCCGCGATAGAGAGTGCCGCAGAAAACATGAGTGATGGTATCATTGCCCCGGCCTTCTGGTTCCTGCTCGGCGGCCTGCCCGGCATCATAATCTACAAGCTGGTCAATACCGCTGACAGCATGATCGGCTACAAAAATGCGCGTTACGCTGAGTTTGGTTGGGCAGCAGCACGACTTGATGATGTGCTGAACTGGGTTCCCGCACGCCTGACCGCCGCGTTCATTGCCATTCCTGCGCGGGTTCTTCGACAATGGCAGGCGATCCGGGCCGATGCTGCGCTGCACCGGTCCCCGAACGCAGGCTGGCCCGAAGCGGCGATGGCCCGCGCCATTCATGTAGCACTTGCAGGACCGCGTGCTTATGATGGCAAGATGCAGGAGTTTTCCTGGGTGAATGCCGACGCCCCAAAGCTCATCGGTGCTCCTGCGATTGATGCGGCGGTTAGCCGTCTGTGGCACGCTTGGGCGTTCTTTCTGGGCTGTTTGTGCATTCTGGGCCTAATCTGGTGAAAAGGATAACGATGCGAAAGACACTTTTGACGGCGGCCCTGATTTTGGCCGCATATACGCCTGCTGCGTTTGCGACTTGTGGTGGTTCGTTTACCGACTTTGTCGAAAGCCTGAAGGCCGAGGCCATCGCCTCGGGAATCGCTCCCGCGACGGCACAGTCTTTCTTTGCCGGTGTTAGAAGGGATCAGGCGGTTCTTGACGCAGACCGCAGGCAAGGTGTCTTTCAACTGCCCTTTATCGACTTCTCGCGCAGGCTGATTTCGAATGACCGCATCAATCGCGGTCGCGCCAACGCCCAGAAGTACGATACAATCTTCACAAGGATCGAGCAGCAATATGGTGTCAACCGTGGCGTTCTGCTGGCGTTTTGGGCGTTCGAGACGGACTACGGCGCATTCCAAGGAGATTTCAATACTGCCAATGCGCTGGTCACTCTTGCGCACGATTGCAGACGGCCGGAATTGTTTCGCCCTCAGGTCCTTGCCGCAATAGAACTGTTCGAAAAGGGCGCGTTTGATCCGGCCCGCACGACCGGTGCATGGGCAGGCGAGATCGGTATGGTACAGATGCTGCCTCGAGACATTCTGGAGAATGGAGTCGACGCCGATGGCGACGGGATCGTGTCGCTCAAAACCTCTGCGCCTGATGCCCTGATGTCGGGGGGCAAAATGCTGCACCATCTGGGGTGGCGTGCTGGTGAGCCGTGGCTTGCCGAAGTGAGCGTCCCGCAAGACTTCGATTGGTCCCTCACAGGTTTGGAAACCGTCAAACCTGTGTCCGCATGGACAGCGATGGGCGTATCAGGCCGCAATGGAGCGTTAGACAGCACCCTTGAGGCCTCTGTGTTGCTCCCACAAGGGCGCGGCGGCCCCGCGTTCATCGCCTACCCGAATTTCAGAGTGTATTTCGAATGGAACCAAAGTTTCACATATGTGATGACCGCTGCCTATTTTGCCACGCGTCTGAATGGCGCTCAGGTTTTTGACGCCGGCACGCCGCAAGCCGGTTTGAATGACAGCCAGATGAAAACGTTGCAAACAAGACTGCAAGCACTTGGACATGACGTTGGCAAAGTGGACGGCATTCTTGGTGCAGGCACCCGCGCGGCAGTGCGGACGGAACAAGCACGGCTGGGACTTCCCGTCGACGGCTGGCCGACACCTGCACTTTTGTCTCAACTCTAACACAGGAAAACCCATGCCCCTGAAAAAGACCGCAGCACAGATGGTTGCCGATGCCCGCAGCCGTATTGAAGAGATCGAGACCTCGGATGCCATTGCCATGGTCAACGACCCTCAAGTGCAGATCGTGGACCTGCGGGATCCAAGAGAGCGTGAACGCACCGGTTTTATACCCGGCAGTTTTCATTGTCCGCGCGGCATGCTCGAATTCTGGGTCGATCCAGACAGTCCCTACTTCAAAGACGTTTTCGCACAGGACAAAAAGTTCGTCTTTCACTGCGCATCCGGCTGGCGTTCCGCCATCTCAGTAGCAACGCTGCAAGACATGGGCTTTGAAGCGGCTCACTTGAAAGAAGGGTTCGGAAGTTGGGAAAAAGCCGGCGGACCAGTCGAGAAAGTCGCGCCGAATAGCCTTAGGCCACCATCGTTTCGGCCTTTTTAAGGTCGACTGACACCAGCTGGCTGACGCCCTGCTCTGCCATTGTGACACCGAACAAGCGGTCCATCCGTGCCATCGTCACGGCGTGGTGCGTGATGATCAGGAACCGGGTATCTGTCTGGCGACACATCTCGTCCAGCAGATCGCAGAACCGCGTCACGTTCGCATCGTCCAGTGGTGCGTCAACTTCGTCCAACACACAAATTGGTGCGGGGTTGGCAAGGAATACAGCAAAGATCAGTGCCATCGCCGTAAGGGTTTGCTCCCCACCCGACAAAAGGCTTAGCGTGCTCAGTTTTTTTCCCGGTGGCTGACACATAATCTCCAGGCCGGCCTCAAGGGGATCATCGGATTCGACCATCACAAGGTTCGCCTCACCGCCGCCAAAAAGATGCGTAAACAACATCGAGAAGTTGGAGTTCACCTGCTCGAAGGCGGTAAGCAGCCGCTCGCGCCCTTCGCGGTTCAAACTGGCGATACCCGAGCGCAGGGTTTTAATCGCTTCTTCCAGATCAGCTTTCTCAGCGACCAGCGCATCATGCTCTTCGCGGACTTCCTTGGCATCCTCTTCGGCACGAAGATTGACTGCCCCCAAAGAATCCCGCTGTCGTTTCAGACGGTTCACATCCGCTTCCAGCGCCTCAGCCGTTGGCATCTGGTCCGGATTGACGTCAAGCGTTGTCAAAAGCTGGTTCGGCGTTCGCTGGCTGTCTTCCGCGATCCGCTCTGACGCAGCCAGAACCGTTTCTTTCGCAGCTTCTGCTCGCGCTTCTGACCGCGCGCGGGCCTCGCGGGCTTCGGATGCCTCCCGCTCTGCTTCGCGCTCGGCCAATGTCGCTTCGCGCAACGCACCTTCTGCCGCTGACAGAACATCAGTGGCCTGCGCCTTGCGGGCCTCCGCAGTCGTGATTGCCTGTGCAAGCTCATCCCGCTTGGCAGCAATCTCGGCCGGAGCAGCACCCGCTTCTTTCAGTTCCGCCTCCGAGGTCGTTTTACGCTCAACCAGTTCTGCACTGCGTTTCTCCGCAGTCTCAAGACGGTGACGCCAGCCGCTCAACTCTTTGGTTACTTCCTGCGAGCGTTTGATTCGCGCCTCGCCTTCGCGGCGCAATTCGTCATGAGCAGAGCGGCGTGACATCATTGTGATCCGCGCCGCCTCAACGGTCATGCGCAAATCCTCGATACCGGCGCGGGCATCTTCCAGATTGCCCAATTCAGCCAAGGCGCGCTCGGCCTCCAACACACGGCCACGCGCTGCCATTGCCTCATCCTCGTGGCGCTTCACTGCCAATCCAAGGCTTTCCAGACGGCCTTCAGCAAGATTGCGATCCGCTTCAACGCGGCTCAGCGCACGTCCAGCGTCCGCCACCGCGCGGTCAGCATCCCGTCGCGCCTCTCGCGCACGCTTGTCTGCCTCTGTCTGCTCTGCCAATCGGCGAGTAAGTGTGTCATGCGCCGCTCTCGCACCCTCAGCACGCTGGTTGGCTTGCTCCAGTGACTGCTTAAGCACTTCAAGACGGTTAAGCTGTTGCAGGCGCAAGGCCGCGGCAGATGGCGCATCCTCGGCCCACGCGCGGAACCCGTCCCAGCGCCACAGATCCCCCTCAAGGGAAACCAACCGTTGCCCCGGCAGGAGCGCACCTTGTAGTGCCGGGCCGTCATCGGGATCGACCAGACCAATCTGCCCCATCCGGCGGGCCAGAACCTCTGGCACAGACACATGCAACGTCAGCGGCGTGACCCCGGATGGCAATGATTGGTCGTTATCATATTGTGGCAACAGCGCCCAACCTGACGGCCCTTCGGCATCTACCTGAGGTGCACGAAGATCATCTGCAAGCGCTGCACCCAACGCTTTTTCAAATCCATGTTCGACCTGCAAGCGGTCAAGAATTTGGCCACCCTCAGCGGTGTCACGTTCTACCAGCTTTGCAAGAGCCGCCACCTCGGCCCGCAGCGCGTTCATCTCGCCCTCGGCCTCTGAACGCTCCGCGCGAGCATCCGCCTCGCGGGATTGGGTATCTGCGCGCGCTTCTTCTGCTGCAAGCAAGTTCGCATCCGCTTCTGATGCCGCCTGAACCGCCGCTGCCTCGGCAGTCTTGGCCGCATCAAAATCAAGAGCCGCCTGCGCGAGAGCGGCTCGAGACGCCTGCGCCGCCTCCTGCGCCTTTACCGCTTCCGCTTCGGATTTCGATTGTGTCTTGCGGCTGTCATCAAGCAAGCGTTCGGCTGATCCGTGTCTTGCTGCCAGACGGGCGACATCCTCCGTCTGTTGCGCCAGATCACCTTCACGCGATTGCAGAACGGTTGCGGCCTCGCGGGCGGTGTCCGATGCGCCCTGCAGGGCATCGGCGTGACCTTCGCCTGCTTTTGAAAGCTCGGTCGCCTCCCATTCCAGACGTTCAATCGTTTCGCCGGCGTCACGGTTCAAGCCGCCCTCACGCTCGATATCCCGCGCCAATTGCGAAATGCGATTCTGAAGCGTTTCAATTGTCTGCTGCGCGCGCGTTTCCTGTTCGCTGAGCGTGTCGCGCTGCACAACAAGGCGCTGCAAAACAGCGGCGGCAATCGCGTCTTCTTCGCGGAGGGCCGGCAGAGCGTCTTCTGCCTCTTGCCGCCCTTTGGCGCATTGCTGAACCAACGTCTGGGCCTGCGCCGCGGCTGTGACCCGCGTGCGCAAAACCTCGTCTGCTGCGGCACGTGCATCATCTGCCTCGCGCCAACGACGGTACAACAACATGCCTTCACTGCGCCTCAGGGCATCGCCAATTTCCCGGTAGCGTGCCGCCTGACGGGCCTGCCTGGCGAGCTGAGCCAGCTGGGCGGCCAGTTGTTCGATCACATCGTCGACCCGCGCGAGGTTCGCTTCTGCACCGTTCAGCTTCAATTCCGCCTCGTGCCGCCGCTGATAAAGGCCGGAAATACCTGCCGCTTCTTCAAGAATACGTCTGCGGTTTTTAGGCTTGGCGTTAATCAGCTCCGAGATTTGGCCCTGCCGGACCAACGCCGGACTATGCGCACCGGTGGAGGCATCTGCGAAAAGCATCTGCACATCCCGCGCGCGGACGTCCTTGCCTGCTGCCTTGTATGCACTGCCAACGTCCCGCGTAATCCGGCGGACAATTTCCAACCCGTCTGAATCGTTGAACCCTGCGGGCGCAAGGCGTTCGGAGTTGTCGATATGAAGGGCAACTTCGGCGAAATTACGGGCAGGTCGGGTGGCCGCACCAGCAAAGATAACGTCTTCCATACCTCCGCCACGCATTGCGGTCGGTCGGTTCTCGCCCATCACCCAGCGCAGCGCTTCCAAGAGGTTCGACTTGCCACAGCCATTTGGCCCGACAACACCAGTCAGACCATCAGCAATGATCAGATCGGTCGGGTCAACGAAGCTTTTGAAGCCTGTCAGTCTGAGTTTGGAAAAGCGCACGTCGACAGTGGCTCCAGTGATTCCTGCGTTTCACAAAGTGCGGGTTCCAGCTGGATCGTGTCAAGCCGACACCACAAGGTAAAGGCTGCAAACACACGTTATCCACAAGATATTGCGGTATTGGCTGGTTTGTTATGACGAAAGTGTCGAAGTTACAGACGAGGCGAAGCGGTCCATATCATACTGTTACAACATGTACGACGACGCGAGACGCGGATCGAGATATTGCAGCGACCCTGCTTTGGTCATATGATTTGACCAATCAAGGAAAACAGATGCCATTTCGCCCGGTTACCCCTGAAAAGCTATCGCTTGCCGTCATCCGTCAGATTGAGCAGTTGATCCTGCGCGGTGTTCTGCGGGCGGGTGAGCGGCTCCCTTCGGAGCGGGAACTTGCGGACAGGCTGAAGGTCTCCCGCCCGTCTTTGCGCGACGCTCTTTCCCAGCTGCAAGAGAACGGCTTGCTAACTGCCAGACCGGGCGCAGGTGTCTATGTCGCCGATGTGCTTGGCAGCGCCTTTTCACCCGCTTTGGTAGAGCTGTTCGGGCGTCACGATGAAGCAGTGTTCGACTACCTGTCATTTCGACGCGATATGGAAGGGCTCGCCGGTGAACGTGCCGCAAAGTTCGGATCTGATACCGACCTTGCCGTTGTACAGGCCATCTTTGAGAAGATGGAACATGCGCATGGACGGCGGAACGCTGAAGAAGAAGCTCAGCTTGACGCGCAATTCCACATGGCGATCATTGAGGCGAGCCACAACGTTGTGATGCTGCACATGATGCGATCCATGTACGAGCTTTTGCGTGGCGGCGTATTCTATAACAGACAGGTTATGTTCAAACAGCGCACCAGCCGGACAGCGCTGCTGGATCAACACCGCGCGATCAATGAGGCGCTACAGGGACGAGACCCGCAAGGTGCCCGCAACGCAATTGAGACGCACCTGAATTTCATAGAGGCGTCGCTTGCCGACCAGCAAAAGGCCGCGCGAAACGAGAGCATTGCACAGCAACGTTTGCAGCATGAGACCGAAAACTAACGGTAGCCGCCAAAGTATAGTTAAACGGCAAAGAAAAAGCCCCGGTGTTTCCACCGGGGCTTTCTAACTCAAACAAGTGCTCAGAACGATTAGTGCAGCTTGGTTTCGACCTGTGCAATCGCGTCATCGATCAGCTGACCACCTTGTGCGGCCGTCATCTGCTTGGCGATCACATCGCGTGCCGCAGCAATTGCTATGGATGCCGCTTGATCGCGTACTTCCTTGATGGCTGAAGCTTCGGCAGAGCCAATCTGCTCTGCTGCCGCTGCCATCCGGCGCGTTACGGATTTCTCCAGATCAAGCTTGGCCTTTTCAGCGGCGGCATTCGCCTCTTCCTTGGCACTGCTGACGATACGGTCTGCCTGCTCCTGCACTTCTTTCTGCTTGCGCTCGTATGAGGCCAGCAAAGTCTGTGCTTCTTCACGCAGGCGGCGCGCTTCTTCAAGCTCGGCACGGATATCGTCGGCACGCTTATCAAGCATCCCACCCAAAAGGCCGGGAACTTTGAAGTAGAAAAGTATGCCGATGAAGACGAGCAGACCCAGCAAAACAACGAAGTCTGTGTTGGTCAGCGAAAAGAACGGGCCTTTCGCTGCAAGCGCGGGTGTCGCGAACAAGCCGGTCAGGGCGACGGTCAGTGTAAAACGCATACCATTCATCCTTTCATCCGGGCTGTAACAGCCGCATTGATTGTCTTGGCATCCGCCTTGCCACCCATCGCCGCCACAATTTCCTTGGCCGTATCTTTGGCCACGGTTGTCACGTTTTCCAATGCAGAGGCACGGATCTCGGCGATCGCTTTTTCCGATTCTGCTGATTTCGCAGCAATCTCGGCGTCAGCTTTCTGGATGGCGACATCCAGATCGGCTTTGATTTCAGTCTTGGCCTGCTCAACAATGCGCTGTGCTTCCGCACGGGCGTCAACCAGAGCTTTGTCGTATGCAGCTTCGGCTTCAAGCGCCTTAGCTTTCAGGTCTTCGGCAGCGGCCAGATCATTGGTGATGGTACCGGTACGCTCTGCCAGAACCGCGCCGATGCGGGGCAGCGCCACGCGTGACAGGATCAGGTAGATCGCAATGAGTGCCAGAACGAGCCAGAAAATCTGGTTGCCCCACCAGTCGAAGCACAGCTGCGGCATGCCGATGGCAGAGCCATCTGGCCCCACACAGGTGCCCGCCATTTCGATATCAATAGGTTCAGTTGCCATTTCGGCTTCTCCTTGGAAACGAGACCCTGAATATTCGGGGCTTACAAGCGGACAGGAGTTTCCCCCTGCCCGCACATAAGACTGTCGTTACCTTGGGGTATTAAACAGCGAACATCAGGAGCAGAGCTACGAGGAACGCGAAGATCCCCAGCGCTTCTGCGAACGCGATGCCGATGAAGAGTGTCGCTGTCTGGCTTGCAGCGGCTGATGGGTTGCGCAGAGCGCCAGCCAAGTAGTTGCCTGCAACGTTACCAACACCGATAGCGGCTGCGCCGGAACCGATTGCTGCCAGACCTGCGCCGATGTGTGCGAGTTCGCCTTCCATGAGAATTCTCCTATTAAGTTGGAAGTTGAGTATTTGGACGGGTGTTAAAGTTATCGCCCGAATTAGTGATGCGGATGCAGCGCGTCCTTGAGGTACACGCATGTCAGAATGGTAAAGACGTAAGCCTGAATGAAGGACACGAGGACCTCCAGACCGTACATCGCCGTGATGCCGAGGATCGCGATAGGCGATACGGCAGTCAGTGCAGCAAAACCTGCGAACACCTTGATCACCGCGTGACCCGCCATGACGTTGCCCGCCAGACGAATGGAGTGGCTAACGGGGCGTACGAAGTACGAGATGATTTCGATCACGGCCAGAATGGGGCGCAGCGCAAGCGGTGCAGATGCCACCCAGAAGAGGCTCAGGAACGCCGCGCCGTTTTTCACGAAACCCAGGATAGTCACGGTAAGGAACACGGCGAGCGCCAGTACAACTGTGACAGCAAAGTGAGACGTCGGCGTAAAGGCTGTCGGGATCAGGCCAAGGAAGTTACAGCAGACGATGAACATGAACAGCGTCATGATATAGGGGAAGTACTTGACCCCTTCTTTGCCGCAGATGTCTTCGACCATCTTGTAGATAAAGCCATAAGCAAGCTCTGCTACGGACTGCATGCGCGTCGGGATGACCGAACGTTTGGAGCTGCCCAGCACCAGCAGTGCGAACACAGCAATAACAGCAAGAAACATCCAGAACGTCGCGTTCGTTACCGTGTACCATGCAACGGGGCCGTCGCCGAAGAACGGCTCGACAATAAACTGGTCCATCGGGTGAAAGACCAACCCGCCTTCTTCGCTGTGTGCTTCTGTCGCCATCTCAGGCTCCCTCATTTCTGTCGTCCCTTGCGGGCGCGATCTTCTCGGCCTCATCGGCCATTTTCTTTTCCTGGATCTCCTGCGCGGAGCGGAGCATCGTCTTCACTCCGGCCGCGAGGCCCAGCATCGTAAATAGCACCATGAATATCGGAAGCGTGCCGAACAGCACATCAAGTCCGTATCCGATGCCAAAGCCAATCCCAAGACCGGCTACAAGCTCAATCACCATTCGCCAGGCCAGTTGCGCCTGAGAGTAGTGTTCTTCTTGATGGGGTTTCGGATCGGCCCGCCGCTTAGCAGCCTCGATCTTTTCATCCAGTTCCCTGAGTTGGCGCTGTTGGTCTGGATCGGTCACATCACAATTCCCCATCGGAATTCCTGCGGTCTAGGTACTGTCGGCGCGTGATAGAGTCAACTCTGCGAGAGCCGCCACTATCTCCCTGATATTGCTGCGTTATTATGGCGCAGTTTCTATCAGGCGATGACCAAATCGGCACCGATCCGTGTTATTTCTTATTCAACTCTTTGGTTGATTAACGTATTTGCCCGCT
The Sulfitobacter noctilucicola genome window above contains:
- a CDS encoding F0F1 ATP synthase subunit C yields the protein MEGELAHIGAGLAAIGSGAAAIGVGNVAGNYLAGALRNPSAAASQTATLFIGIAFAEALGIFAFLVALLLMFAV
- a CDS encoding AtpZ/AtpI family protein, whose amino-acid sequence is MTDPDQQRQLRELDEKIEAAKRRADPKPHQEEHYSQAQLAWRMVIELVAGLGIGFGIGYGLDVLFGTLPIFMVLFTMLGLAAGVKTMLRSAQEIQEKKMADEAEKIAPARDDRNEGA
- a CDS encoding rhodanese-like domain-containing protein produces the protein MPLKKTAAQMVADARSRIEEIETSDAIAMVNDPQVQIVDLRDPRERERTGFIPGSFHCPRGMLEFWVDPDSPYFKDVFAQDKKFVFHCASGWRSAISVATLQDMGFEAAHLKEGFGSWEKAGGPVEKVAPNSLRPPSFRPF
- a CDS encoding F0F1 ATP synthase subunit B', yielding MATEPIDIEMAGTCVGPDGSAIGMPQLCFDWWGNQIFWLVLALIAIYLILSRVALPRIGAVLAERTGTITNDLAAAEDLKAKALEAEAAYDKALVDARAEAQRIVEQAKTEIKADLDVAIQKADAEIAAKSAESEKAIAEIRASALENVTTVAKDTAKEIVAAMGGKADAKTINAAVTARMKG
- a CDS encoding FadR/GntR family transcriptional regulator codes for the protein MPFRPVTPEKLSLAVIRQIEQLILRGVLRAGERLPSERELADRLKVSRPSLRDALSQLQENGLLTARPGAGVYVADVLGSAFSPALVELFGRHDEAVFDYLSFRRDMEGLAGERAAKFGSDTDLAVVQAIFEKMEHAHGRRNAEEEAQLDAQFHMAIIEASHNVVMLHMMRSMYELLRGGVFYNRQVMFKQRTSRTALLDQHRAINEALQGRDPQGARNAIETHLNFIEASLADQQKAARNESIAQQRLQHETEN
- the smc gene encoding chromosome segregation protein SMC, with amino-acid sequence MRFSKLRLTGFKSFVDPTDLIIADGLTGVVGPNGCGKSNLLEALRWVMGENRPTAMRGGGMEDVIFAGAATRPARNFAEVALHIDNSERLAPAGFNDSDGLEIVRRITRDVGSAYKAAGKDVRARDVQMLFADASTGAHSPALVRQGQISELINAKPKNRRRILEEAAGISGLYQRRHEAELKLNGAEANLARVDDVIEQLAAQLAQLARQARQAARYREIGDALRRSEGMLLYRRWREADDARAAADEVLRTRVTAAAQAQTLVQQCAKGRQEAEDALPALREEDAIAAAVLQRLVVQRDTLSEQETRAQQTIETLQNRISQLARDIEREGGLNRDAGETIERLEWEATELSKAGEGHADALQGASDTAREAATVLQSREGDLAQQTEDVARLAARHGSAERLLDDSRKTQSKSEAEAVKAQEAAQASRAALAQAALDFDAAKTAEAAAVQAASEADANLLAAEEARADTQSREADARAERSEAEGEMNALRAEVAALAKLVERDTAEGGQILDRLQVEHGFEKALGAALADDLRAPQVDAEGPSGWALLPQYDNDQSLPSGVTPLTLHVSVPEVLARRMGQIGLVDPDDGPALQGALLPGQRLVSLEGDLWRWDGFRAWAEDAPSAAALRLQQLNRLEVLKQSLEQANQRAEGARAAHDTLTRRLAEQTEADKRAREARRDADRAVADAGRALSRVEADRNLAEGRLESLGLAVKRHEDEAMAARGRVLEAERALAELGNLEDARAGIEDLRMTVEAARITMMSRRSAHDELRREGEARIKRSQEVTKELSGWRHRLETAEKRSAELVERKTTSEAELKEAGAAPAEIAAKRDELAQAITTAEARKAQATDVLSAAEGALREATLAEREAEREASEAREARARSEARAEAAKETVLAASERIAEDSQRTPNQLLTTLDVNPDQMPTAEALEADVNRLKRQRDSLGAVNLRAEEDAKEVREEHDALVAEKADLEEAIKTLRSGIASLNREGRERLLTAFEQVNSNFSMLFTHLFGGGEANLVMVESDDPLEAGLEIMCQPPGKKLSTLSLLSGGEQTLTAMALIFAVFLANPAPICVLDEVDAPLDDANVTRFCDLLDEMCRQTDTRFLIITHHAVTMARMDRLFGVTMAEQGVSQLVSVDLKKAETMVA
- a CDS encoding F0F1 ATP synthase subunit B, encoding MRFTLTVALTGLFATPALAAKGPFFSLTNTDFVVLLGLLVFIGILFYFKVPGLLGGMLDKRADDIRAELEEARRLREEAQTLLASYERKQKEVQEQADRIVSSAKEEANAAAEKAKLDLEKSVTRRMAAAAEQIGSAEASAIKEVRDQAASIAIAAARDVIAKQMTAAQGGQLIDDAIAQVETKLH
- a CDS encoding F0F1 ATP synthase subunit A — translated: MATEAHSEEGGLVFHPMDQFIVEPFFGDGPVAWYTVTNATFWMFLAVIAVFALLVLGSSKRSVIPTRMQSVAELAYGFIYKMVEDICGKEGVKYFPYIMTLFMFIVCCNFLGLIPTAFTPTSHFAVTVVLALAVFLTVTILGFVKNGAAFLSLFWVASAPLALRPILAVIEIISYFVRPVSHSIRLAGNVMAGHAVIKVFAGFAALTAVSPIAILGITAMYGLEVLVSFIQAYVFTILTCVYLKDALHPHH
- a CDS encoding lytic murein transglycosylase yields the protein MRKTLLTAALILAAYTPAAFATCGGSFTDFVESLKAEAIASGIAPATAQSFFAGVRRDQAVLDADRRQGVFQLPFIDFSRRLISNDRINRGRANAQKYDTIFTRIEQQYGVNRGVLLAFWAFETDYGAFQGDFNTANALVTLAHDCRRPELFRPQVLAAIELFEKGAFDPARTTGAWAGEIGMVQMLPRDILENGVDADGDGIVSLKTSAPDALMSGGKMLHHLGWRAGEPWLAEVSVPQDFDWSLTGLETVKPVSAWTAMGVSGRNGALDSTLEASVLLPQGRGGPAFIAYPNFRVYFEWNQSFTYVMTAAYFATRLNGAQVFDAGTPQAGLNDSQMKTLQTRLQALGHDVGKVDGILGAGTRAAVRTEQARLGLPVDGWPTPALLSQL
- the cbiB gene encoding adenosylcobinamide-phosphate synthase CbiB, translating into MNAALILTCALVLDALMGEPRWIWQRIPHPAVLMGRLIGEGDKRFNTGRGQKAKGVALVLALILIGWAFGLTLSVLGPLFEIFLVAVLLAHKSLIQHVQAVASGLRMSIGEGRRAVALIVSRDSAQMSEPAVARSAIESAAENMSDGIIAPAFWFLLGGLPGIIIYKLVNTADSMIGYKNARYAEFGWAAARLDDVLNWVPARLTAAFIAIPARVLRQWQAIRADAALHRSPNAGWPEAAMARAIHVALAGPRAYDGKMQEFSWVNADAPKLIGAPAIDAAVSRLWHAWAFFLGCLCILGLIW